In one Xyrauchen texanus isolate HMW12.3.18 chromosome 18, RBS_HiC_50CHRs, whole genome shotgun sequence genomic region, the following are encoded:
- the LOC127658930 gene encoding tumor necrosis factor receptor superfamily member EDAR-like gives MCSVSAEYSNCGENEFYNYTSNSCQPCPQCQPGQEPYMNCGYGTKDEDYNCIGVSSGKFSKGKYEICRRHKDCDSLYRATALTPELPRGRRVRQCLPGYYILENRPRNIYGWCVMRVRTPPRNIKECMRSTPVIPGRAPSVSSSSTTIFPHPEKDPTGQGHLATALIIAMSTIFIMAIAIVMIIMFYILKTKPSGQACCSGQIIKTVEVQTIKEEEKKDVQENVVIYAEKDEFDKLKLSPPKSTKSENDASSENEQLLSRSIDSDEEAAQDKQGAADLCLMSLVHLTREKTCSNNNNSSSKTTGIHSRRKKILDLYTKACSVAEGLSPTELPFDCLERTSRMLSATYSTDKAVVKTWRHLAESFGLKRDEIGGMSDGVQLFDRVSTAGYSIPDLLTRLVQIERLDAVEALCFDILGGPENGVPPSSHHPNLSSRCASV, from the exons AACTGTGGCTACGGCACTAAAGACGAGGACTATAACTGCATTGGCGTGTCCAGCGGGAAGTTCTCTAAAGGCAAGTATGAGATCTGCCGTCGACACAAAGACTGTGATTCGCTGTACCGCGCCACCGCGTTAACGCCCGAACTACCGAGAGGACGCCGAGTGCGCCAGTGTTTACCAGG GTACTACATACTAGAGAACAGACCGCGGAACATCTACGGATGGTGTGTCATGCGTGTCAGAACGCCTCCACGAAACATCAAAGAGT GCATGCGCTCCACACCTGTGATACCCGGACGAGCTCCCAGTGTGTCATCCAGCAGCACCACTATATTCCCACATCCAGAGAAAG ATCCAACAGGACAGGGTCACCTAGCAACAGCTCTCATTATCGCCATGTCAACCATCTTCATCATGGCCATCGCTATAGTGATGATCATTATGTTCTACATTCTAAAGACCAAGCCGAGTGGACAAG catgctgtTCTGGACAGATAATAAAGACGGTTGAAGTCCAAACAATcaaagaggaggagaagaaagatgTTCAAG AAAACGTTGTCATATATGCAGAGAAGGATGAATTTGACAAGCTCAAACTCTCACCTCCAAAGTCAACAAAAAG TGAAAATGACGCGTCATCAGAGAACGAGCAGCTGTTGAGTCGCAGTATTGACAGCGATGAAGAAGCCGCTCAAGATAAACAGGGAGCTGCAGATCTCTGTCTGATGTCATTAGTTCATCTGACCCGAGAGAAGACAtgctccaacaacaacaacagcagcagcaaaacCACAGGG ATTCACAGCAGGAGGAAGAAGATCTTGGACTTGTACACAAAGGCGTGCAGTGTTGCAGAGG GTTTGAGTCCAACAGAACTTCCCTTTGACTGTCTGGAGCGCACCAGTCGGATGCTCAGCGCCACCTACAGCACCGATAAAGCCGTGGTGAAGACGTGGCGACACCTCGCCGAGAGCTTCGGTCTCAAGCGCGATGAGATTGGCGGCATGAGCGACGGCGTGCAGCTGTTTGATCGCGTCAGTACGGCGGGTTACAGCATCCCAGACCTCCTCACGCGTCTGGTCCAGATCGAGAGGTTGGACGCGGTGGAGGCGCTCTGCTTCGACATTCTGGGCGGACCCGAGAACGGAGTACCTCCATCCAGCCATCATCCAAACCTGTCATCCCGCTGCGCGAGCGTCTGA